The proteins below are encoded in one region of Tachypleus tridentatus isolate NWPU-2018 chromosome 4, ASM421037v1, whole genome shotgun sequence:
- the LOC143248147 gene encoding uncharacterized protein LOC143248147, with product MQAFDRVVHDYLFQLLVRMGFGSTFVHWVRLCYTSISSCVKFNGFLTNGIAVTRGIRQGCPMSALLYVFSVEPLRNMLAHNVHITGIGGDVFLNTPSLIYQHVDDSTLTLRTPFPCRTCWTYAKLLVELLGGG from the coding sequence atgcaagcctttgatCGGGTTGTCCATGACTATTTATTTCAACTTCTTGTGCGTATGGGTTTTGgctctacttttgttcattgggttcgtctcTGCTACACTTCTATTTCTAGCTGTGttaagtttaatggatttctcactaatgGTATTGCTGTAACTCGGGGTATTCGACAAGGCTGTCCAATGTCTGCTTTACTTTACGTTTTCAGTGTCGAACCATTGCGCAATATGTTAGCTCATAATGttcatattactggtattggggGTGATGTGTTCCTTAACACGCCATCCCTTATTTATCAGCATGTTGATGATTCCACGTTGACATTACGAACGCCATTTCCTTGCCGCACGTGTTGGACGTATGCCAAACTTTTGGTAGAGCTTCTGGGGGGAGGATga